The following are encoded in a window of Candidatus Binataceae bacterium genomic DNA:
- a CDS encoding cupin domain-containing protein: MTQEFRRIVTGHDAEGRSIILSDGPPAPIAEFWVTDGAPADNSTSGDAAKRPRKLEPPSNGSKFRFFMVEPEDPSIPAPQREEMAARRFEAMGASHCRVDIRRHPAMHKTSTVDYIIVLSGQVTMLLDKAEVDLKPFDVVIQRGTNHAWVNKGKEPALLVAVLIDAKPV, encoded by the coding sequence ATGACGCAGGAATTCCGCCGAATCGTCACCGGACATGACGCCGAGGGAAGATCGATTATCCTGAGCGACGGGCCGCCGGCTCCGATCGCAGAATTCTGGGTCACTGACGGCGCCCCCGCCGACAACTCGACTTCGGGCGATGCTGCCAAGCGTCCACGAAAGCTCGAGCCGCCGTCCAACGGGAGCAAGTTCCGCTTTTTCATGGTCGAGCCCGAGGATCCGAGTATCCCTGCCCCACAGCGCGAGGAGATGGCGGCGCGCCGGTTCGAGGCGATGGGAGCGTCACATTGCCGCGTCGACATCCGGCGCCATCCTGCGATGCACAAGACAAGCACGGTCGATTACATAATCGTGCTCTCGGGCCAGGTAACGATGCTGCTCGATAAGGCCGAAGTGGACTTAAAGCCGTTCGACGTCGTGATCCAGCGCGGGACCAACCATGCGTGGGTGAACAAGGGCAAGGAGCCGGCGCTGCTGGTGGCGGTGCTGATTGACGCGAAACCTGTGTAG
- a CDS encoding TolC family protein: MTLHLRYRRLMLCGALLVLMLQTAAVRAETTSSRPGPEPIAIEALVAEAMRSNPEIAGARSHWQGTTKVPRQIGTLDDPQIFLQEFTVGSPAPASGYETSDFYYTGFGASQDIPGPGKLRLRSQHAEKDAEYARANVESIERRVTEKVRESALNLFYLTRVTPLLMRTRSELQDIARSAEQQYRTGMAQQQDVLKAQLAATSILKESEMNRSDIEAAEATLKALLGREQDTPDIAIAEVSPNSFNFPEAQLTDAADAGSADLKMARAMLAGSKDALDLARQDYWPDFSIGYQYNKTGPGFRDYYMLTVGAKVPLYFWRKQTPAVEQAAAEKQSAESQLRAARLSTVSDLRSAAVEARSQERVINLYRDGLIPQAEATLGSATAAYRTGKVDFQTLLSAVTDLLNLREGYYRAIADHEIAVARIKQIIGERS, encoded by the coding sequence ATGACGCTGCACTTACGTTATCGGCGTCTGATGCTTTGTGGTGCTCTGCTAGTGCTAATGCTCCAGACCGCTGCGGTCCGAGCTGAAACAACTTCATCGCGCCCTGGACCGGAGCCGATCGCTATCGAGGCGCTCGTCGCCGAGGCGATGCGATCGAATCCCGAGATCGCCGGCGCGCGAAGCCATTGGCAGGGCACGACCAAAGTTCCGCGGCAGATAGGCACGCTCGACGATCCGCAGATATTTCTTCAGGAATTTACCGTCGGCAGCCCCGCGCCAGCATCGGGTTACGAGACCAGCGATTTCTACTACACGGGCTTTGGCGCATCACAGGACATCCCGGGGCCAGGCAAGCTCCGGCTGCGCTCGCAGCATGCGGAAAAAGACGCCGAGTATGCGCGGGCGAACGTCGAGTCGATCGAGAGGCGCGTAACGGAAAAGGTGCGCGAGTCCGCCCTCAACCTGTTCTACCTGACCCGGGTGACTCCCCTTCTGATGCGGACTCGTAGCGAGCTGCAGGACATCGCGCGCAGCGCAGAGCAGCAATATCGCACCGGGATGGCGCAGCAACAAGACGTGCTGAAAGCGCAGCTCGCTGCCACTTCGATTCTCAAAGAGAGCGAGATGAACCGGAGCGATATAGAGGCGGCCGAGGCAACGCTGAAGGCGTTGCTGGGGCGCGAGCAGGACACCCCCGACATCGCCATCGCCGAAGTCTCGCCGAACTCGTTCAATTTCCCCGAAGCGCAGCTTACCGATGCTGCCGACGCGGGTTCGGCCGATCTCAAGATGGCACGCGCGATGTTGGCGGGGAGCAAAGACGCGCTCGACCTCGCGCGTCAGGACTATTGGCCCGATTTCAGCATCGGCTACCAGTACAACAAGACGGGGCCCGGCTTCCGCGACTATTACATGCTCACGGTCGGAGCGAAGGTCCCGCTGTACTTCTGGCGCAAGCAGACTCCTGCGGTCGAACAGGCGGCCGCGGAAAAGCAATCAGCGGAAAGCCAGCTGCGCGCGGCGCGCCTGAGCACGGTTTCCGATTTACGCAGCGCGGCGGTTGAAGCGCGCAGCCAGGAACGCGTCATCAATCTCTATCGCGACGGACTTATCCCGCAGGCCGAAGCTACGCTGGGTTCAGCCACGGCGGCATATCGTACCGGCAAGGTCGACTTCCAGACCCTGCTGTCGGCGGTGACCGACCTGCTGAACCTGCGCGAAGGCTACTATCGCGCGATTGCCGATCATGAAATCGCCGTCGCACGAATCAAACAGATCATCGGTGAACGGTCATGA